In a genomic window of Methanosarcina horonobensis HB-1 = JCM 15518:
- a CDS encoding serine hydrolase domain-containing protein: MIKHWNYHSYGIDLTTHSPGHSAINPGRNAYILILGLVIIFLTLNSASAFPINSVVASNFSGPTDSGELEVFMDGAVNTQLKAHHIPGATVAVVKDGQVIFAKGYGYADIDERKQVAGNQTLFRVGSVSKLFIWTAVMQLAEQGKLDLDADVNIYLKDFQIPSTYSRPITLKNLMSHTSGFEDLAIGGRVFVRSSTDIMPLDEYLKKEMPARVRPPGELTAYSNYGSDLAAYIVEQASGMPFDKYVEQNILLPLDMNNTTFDQPLPSRLASNMSNGYVYEDNAYIAKPFEYLQVWPAGSMSSTSEDMAKFMIAHLQNGKYGNSRILQEDTAQQMHSSLFKNDPGVSGIAYGFLEMNPDKPRVIGHGGDTILFHTQLVLIPESQLGLFISCNEQASESAVNELWQVFMDYYYPLPLSSVHEPISGFEQNAGLFAGSYRPTRSAYTNFEKLASLFQEVRVSPGPNDTLITSQLFQGSKKWIEVKPLTFIPADGLPSRDGLVFGKDSEGHINYLFMKLNPTTAYEKVPWHDDININLSLLGGCILLFLSTLIWPMRLITKRSPWKPKKPATIARLFAGGASMINFLFLVGLISLFLAKPEDAEFLYSITTFLIVLLAIALIAAILALSSVAFAVLAWKNSYWDLSARIHYSLVVLALLAFVWWLNNWNFLGFKL, from the coding sequence ATGATAAAGCATTGGAATTACCACAGTTACGGCATAGATTTGACTACTCATTCACCGGGACACTCGGCAATTAATCCGGGAAGAAATGCATACATCCTTATCCTTGGTCTGGTAATTATTTTCCTGACCCTCAATTCGGCATCTGCTTTTCCTATAAATTCAGTTGTTGCTTCAAACTTTAGCGGTCCTACTGATTCAGGAGAGCTAGAGGTCTTTATGGACGGGGCCGTAAATACACAGCTCAAGGCCCATCATATTCCCGGAGCAACCGTAGCTGTGGTCAAAGATGGACAGGTCATTTTTGCCAAGGGCTATGGTTATGCCGATATCGATGAACGCAAGCAAGTAGCTGGAAATCAAACTCTCTTCCGTGTAGGCTCTGTCAGCAAACTCTTCATATGGACAGCAGTAATGCAGCTTGCTGAACAGGGAAAGCTGGATCTTGATGCCGATGTTAACATATATCTCAAGGACTTTCAGATTCCTTCTACCTATTCCAGGCCTATTACCCTCAAGAATCTCATGTCCCATACATCGGGCTTCGAGGATTTAGCCATTGGAGGACGTGTTTTTGTGCGCAGTTCAACTGATATCATGCCGCTGGACGAGTACCTGAAAAAAGAAATGCCTGCTCGAGTGCGCCCTCCTGGAGAACTAACCGCCTACTCGAACTATGGCTCTGACCTGGCTGCATATATTGTTGAGCAGGCATCGGGAATGCCATTTGATAAGTATGTGGAACAGAATATCCTGCTTCCGCTGGACATGAACAATACAACATTCGACCAGCCCCTACCATCCAGGCTGGCTTCGAACATGTCCAATGGATATGTTTATGAGGACAACGCTTACATAGCAAAGCCTTTTGAATACTTGCAGGTATGGCCGGCAGGCTCTATGAGTTCCACCTCAGAGGATATGGCAAAATTCATGATTGCCCATCTTCAAAACGGAAAGTATGGCAATAGCCGTATACTGCAGGAGGATACGGCACAGCAAATGCACAGCAGTCTCTTCAAAAACGATCCCGGAGTTAGCGGCATAGCATACGGGTTCTTGGAGATGAATCCGGACAAACCGAGAGTTATAGGGCATGGGGGCGACACTATCCTGTTCCATACCCAGCTGGTGCTGATACCCGAAAGCCAACTTGGACTGTTTATTTCCTGTAACGAACAGGCTAGCGAATCAGCCGTCAACGAGCTATGGCAGGTTTTTATGGATTATTACTATCCACTGCCTCTTTCCTCAGTACATGAACCCATCTCCGGCTTTGAACAGAATGCAGGCCTCTTTGCTGGAAGCTACCGCCCAACAAGGAGCGCCTACACCAATTTCGAAAAATTAGCCTCTCTCTTCCAGGAGGTAAGGGTATCTCCAGGCCCGAATGATACTCTGATAACTTCCCAGCTATTCCAGGGGTCAAAAAAATGGATAGAGGTAAAACCGCTGACTTTCATTCCCGCTGATGGTCTGCCTTCCCGGGACGGGCTGGTCTTCGGCAAAGATAGCGAGGGTCATATCAATTATCTCTTCATGAAACTGAATCCCACGACTGCCTATGAGAAAGTGCCCTGGCACGATGATATCAATATTAATCTTTCCCTGTTGGGAGGTTGCATTCTCCTATTCTTGTCGACGCTTATCTGGCCGATGAGATTGATTACCAAGCGCTCCCCTTGGAAGCCAAAAAAGCCTGCCACAATTGCCAGATTGTTTGCAGGTGGAGCCAGCATGATTAACTTTCTGTTCCTGGTGGGATTAATATCTCTTTTTTTGGCTAAGCCAGAAGATGCAGAATTCCTATACTCTATCACTACCTTCTTAATAGTCCTCCTGGCAATCGCCCTGATAGCTGCAATTCTAGCACTTAGCTCTGTTGCATTCGCAGTCCTTGCATGGAAAAATAGCTACTGGGATCTTTCTGCAAGAATTCATTACAGTCTTGTGGTTCTGGCTCTGCTGGCGTTTGTCTGGTGGCTGAATAACTGGAATTTTCTTGGGTTCAAGCTCTAA
- a CDS encoding YwbE family protein, producing MNRCSIRSNVKEGLKVGIVLKQDQRTGKITQGIVKRILTNSSTHPHGIKVQLTDGQVGRVKEIY from the coding sequence ATGAACAGATGTAGCATAAGATCAAACGTCAAAGAAGGATTAAAAGTAGGAATTGTTTTAAAGCAGGATCAGAGGACAGGGAAAATAACCCAGGGCATTGTAAAGAGAATTTTAACCAACTCTTCGACTCATCCTCACGGGATAAAGGTGCAGTTGACCGATGGGCAGGTTGGGAGAGTCAAGGAGATTTATTAA
- a CDS encoding heavy metal translocating P-type ATPase, with the protein MEITIGVYGMTCGHCQKRVADAISSLDGVKSVDVNLEAESATVNFDPDKLSLEDIKEAVRKAGYSTEREEATTEGYEEEVQAENSEPALEKEKAGLLSEPVDRVSEEVKEGVVESSQACPLTEPCIAAEKEAVRISSQKPGSKEITLGVSGMTCSACALNIEKILKKKEGVDSVAVNLELGRAQVSFDPSMVSPKEIEEAIESIGYKVEKDKVTLNIQGMSCASCASNIEKILYKTEGVISASVNLPLEKAVVEFDSARISVREIIAAIQGIGYGASVQAETVEYEDREQMSRDAEIRRQRNNLIIALVLGIPIALGNMSMAFPFLAFVPEILTEPVVLFILSTLVLLFPGRQFFVGTFKGFKHGVTDMNLLIAAGTGSAYLISVAATFLDLGPGYDVLYYDTVALLILFIVFGRYLEARARGRTSEAIRKLMGLRAKTSRILVDGEEKEVPVEEVVVGDIVVVRPGEKIPVDGIVVQGSSAVDESMITGESIPVEKSQGDTVIGATLNKTGSFRFRATKVGADTALAQIIRLVESAQTTKAPIQRIADVFAGNFIVAVHIIALVAFFFWFFIGYWRYGVGESIALGGISPFLFSLLIAITVLVISCPCAVGLATPAAIMVGTGKGAENGILIKGGEALERAHKLDTIVFDKTGTLTEGTPKLTDVFAVSGREENEVLFIAATAERGSEHPLGEAIVRGADERKIDLAEAKNFRSIPGKGIEAYLEDRKILLGTRKLMEENSISFEGLETQMRKFEEQGKTAMLVALGNEAVGLVAVADTLKENSKEAVDTLKKMNIEVVMITGDNAITAGAIAGEVGIPRVLAEVLPEDKANEIKKLQKEGKLVGMVGDGINDAPALIQSDVGIAMGAGTDVAMESAKIVLIKNDPRDVVAALKLSRLTINKIKQNLVWAFGYNTIGIPIAAGILYPFFLRIMITPELAAAFMALSSVSVTTNSLLMKRSRIK; encoded by the coding sequence ATGGAAATCACGATAGGTGTTTATGGCATGACCTGTGGTCACTGCCAGAAAAGAGTAGCGGATGCTATTTCTTCTCTTGATGGAGTCAAATCTGTAGATGTCAATCTTGAAGCCGAAAGTGCAACTGTTAACTTTGATCCCGATAAACTAAGCCTTGAGGATATCAAAGAAGCTGTCCGAAAGGCAGGATATTCTACAGAACGCGAAGAAGCGACGACTGAAGGGTATGAAGAAGAAGTCCAGGCAGAAAACTCCGAACCTGCTCTGGAAAAAGAGAAAGCAGGTTTACTTTCAGAACCTGTAGACAGGGTTTCAGAAGAAGTAAAAGAGGGGGTGGTAGAGAGTTCTCAGGCATGCCCTCTTACCGAACCATGCATTGCTGCGGAAAAAGAAGCAGTTCGCATATCAAGCCAGAAACCGGGTTCAAAAGAAATCACTCTCGGAGTTTCAGGGATGACCTGTTCGGCATGTGCACTGAACATCGAGAAGATCCTGAAGAAAAAAGAGGGCGTGGATTCCGTAGCCGTTAACCTGGAACTTGGCAGGGCACAGGTCAGTTTTGATCCTTCCATGGTTTCTCCGAAGGAAATTGAAGAGGCTATTGAATCCATAGGGTATAAAGTCGAGAAGGATAAAGTAACCCTGAATATCCAGGGTATGAGCTGTGCGTCCTGTGCTTCAAATATTGAGAAGATCCTCTATAAAACCGAAGGCGTAATCTCGGCCTCCGTAAATCTTCCTCTTGAGAAAGCCGTTGTGGAATTTGACTCGGCTCGCATTTCTGTGAGGGAAATTATTGCTGCAATTCAGGGAATAGGCTATGGGGCTTCGGTCCAGGCTGAGACTGTTGAATACGAAGACCGGGAACAAATGTCAAGGGATGCTGAAATCCGCAGGCAGAGAAACAACCTGATTATTGCCCTTGTCCTGGGAATTCCGATAGCTCTTGGAAATATGAGCATGGCATTTCCGTTTCTCGCTTTTGTTCCTGAGATCCTTACAGAACCTGTTGTACTTTTTATACTCTCTACTCTTGTCCTTCTTTTTCCGGGCAGACAGTTTTTCGTCGGAACTTTCAAAGGTTTCAAGCATGGAGTAACCGACATGAACCTGCTGATTGCTGCAGGGACAGGGTCAGCTTATCTTATCAGTGTAGCAGCAACTTTCCTTGACTTGGGGCCTGGATACGACGTTCTTTATTATGATACCGTAGCTTTACTGATACTTTTCATTGTCTTTGGCAGGTACCTTGAAGCAAGAGCCAGGGGCAGAACTTCGGAAGCCATCCGAAAACTGATGGGGTTAAGAGCAAAAACCTCACGGATCCTCGTAGACGGCGAAGAAAAAGAAGTTCCTGTAGAAGAGGTAGTTGTCGGGGATATTGTCGTGGTCCGTCCCGGAGAAAAGATCCCTGTTGACGGAATTGTGGTTCAGGGAAGCTCTGCAGTAGACGAGTCAATGATTACCGGTGAGAGCATCCCCGTAGAGAAAAGTCAAGGGGATACTGTTATCGGGGCTACCCTTAACAAGACAGGGTCCTTCAGGTTCAGGGCTACAAAAGTAGGAGCTGATACTGCCCTTGCCCAGATAATCAGGCTTGTGGAATCAGCCCAGACAACAAAAGCTCCCATACAGAGAATCGCAGATGTTTTTGCCGGCAACTTCATCGTAGCCGTGCATATAATTGCCCTGGTGGCTTTTTTCTTCTGGTTTTTCATCGGTTACTGGCGCTACGGAGTAGGTGAATCCATAGCTCTCGGAGGAATCAGTCCCTTCCTCTTTTCCCTGCTTATAGCTATCACCGTCCTTGTGATATCCTGTCCCTGTGCAGTAGGACTTGCAACACCCGCAGCTATTATGGTCGGAACGGGAAAAGGCGCTGAAAACGGAATTCTGATCAAAGGTGGAGAAGCCCTTGAGAGGGCGCATAAACTTGATACGATCGTGTTTGACAAAACAGGGACCCTGACTGAAGGTACCCCCAAACTCACGGACGTGTTTGCAGTTTCCGGTCGCGAGGAAAACGAAGTGCTTTTTATTGCCGCAACGGCTGAAAGAGGATCCGAGCATCCACTGGGAGAAGCCATTGTAAGAGGTGCGGATGAAAGAAAAATCGACCTTGCAGAGGCAAAAAACTTCCGTTCGATTCCAGGAAAGGGCATCGAAGCCTATCTTGAAGACCGGAAGATCCTGCTTGGTACCCGCAAACTTATGGAAGAAAACTCAATTTCTTTTGAGGGGCTTGAAACCCAGATGCGCAAATTTGAAGAACAGGGGAAAACTGCAATGCTTGTAGCTCTTGGGAACGAAGCTGTAGGGCTTGTTGCAGTTGCCGATACTCTGAAGGAGAACTCTAAAGAGGCTGTTGATACCCTTAAAAAAATGAATATCGAAGTAGTTATGATAACCGGAGACAATGCTATCACAGCCGGGGCTATTGCTGGAGAGGTAGGGATTCCAAGGGTGCTTGCAGAGGTGCTGCCCGAAGATAAAGCAAACGAAATCAAAAAGCTTCAGAAAGAAGGCAAACTCGTCGGCATGGTTGGCGACGGCATTAACGATGCTCCTGCCCTGATTCAATCCGATGTTGGAATCGCTATGGGGGCAGGCACGGATGTGGCAATGGAATCTGCAAAGATAGTACTTATAAAAAACGATCCGAGAGATGTGGTAGCAGCTCTTAAACTGAGCCGGCTTACCATTAATAAGATCAAGCAAAATCTGGTCTGGGCTTTCGGGTACAATACAATAGGAATCCCTATTGCAGCTGGAATTCTGTATCCTTTTTTCCTCCGGATTATGATTACACCGGAGCTGGCTGCCGCTTTCATGGCACTTAGCTCGGTTTCTGTAACGACAAATTCCCTGCTGATGAAAAGAAGCAGGATTAAATAA
- a CDS encoding heavy-metal-associated domain-containing protein encodes MICRYCKDTVTKLITSINGVSRVNVNVPERTVNVVYDSRITDAHVIRMTLLEAGYKNIRESINAF; translated from the coding sequence ATGATTTGCAGGTACTGCAAAGACACAGTTACCAAACTTATTACCTCTATTAACGGGGTTTCCCGTGTAAATGTAAACGTCCCTGAGAGGACAGTAAATGTGGTATATGACAGCCGGATAACCGATGCACATGTCATAAGGATGACCCTGCTTGAGGCGGGTTACAAAAATATAAGGGAGTCTATAAACGCTTTTTAA
- a CDS encoding heavy-metal-associated domain-containing protein produces MILEVETITQETVKVEGMSCGHCVMRVKKAIEGVQGVKKVDVSLENRQAVVEFDEGKTDTEKIKAAIRETGYEPA; encoded by the coding sequence ATTATACTGGAGGTTGAAACAATTACTCAGGAAACCGTAAAAGTCGAAGGCATGTCCTGCGGACACTGCGTTATGAGGGTTAAAAAGGCAATTGAAGGCGTGCAGGGCGTAAAGAAAGTAGATGTCAGCCTTGAGAACAGACAGGCTGTTGTTGAGTTCGATGAAGGAAAGACAGACACCGAGAAAATCAAAGCTGCAATAAGAGAAACCGGGTATGAGCCAGCCTGA
- a CDS encoding DUF2933 domain-containing protein, which produces MNGTIFSLRNKFIIRAALLFILSTIAFYILTEHRAHLLAYSSYIFFLAYILLHFFMCGKYGNHREHGRHCGHGDGKHGHKEEDKRIEHGAGGHKDGIQHDQTRKIK; this is translated from the coding sequence ATGAATGGAACAATTTTCAGTTTAAGAAATAAATTTATTATAAGGGCAGCCTTGCTCTTTATTCTATCTACCATTGCATTCTATATATTGACAGAGCACAGAGCTCACCTTCTGGCGTACTCCAGTTATATATTCTTCCTTGCTTACATCCTGCTTCATTTTTTCATGTGTGGAAAGTATGGAAATCATAGAGAACATGGAAGACATTGCGGGCATGGCGACGGAAAGCACGGGCATAAAGAAGAGGATAAAAGGATTGAACATGGTGCTGGAGGACATAAGGACGGAATCCAGCATGATCAAACCCGAAAGATCAAATGA
- a CDS encoding 2-hydroxyacid dehydrogenase, whose translation MKIVVADPIFMTEEYKKRLEALGELEIYKNVPFSHDEFIERIKDAEVVIVGRYGVDAKAISSAPKLKLISLWQTGFDNVDLEAATEREVIVSNVPSYAFDSVAEFVFALSLNLLRRVHLADMDLREGLFDWKHYVGNQLMSKTIGVLGTGEIGKRVIQIAQGFNMNVLSVTAHPNPEKAKALGIKFVDLDTLLSESDIVTLHVPLTPETEHMIGARELARMKPTAILINTARGKVVNEAALIEALKEKKIAGAGLDVFEKEPLPMNSPLLVMNNVVLTPHIAFLSEESLDECTYVSIENVEMFIRGRAQNVVNPSVLKG comes from the coding sequence ATGAAGATAGTAGTAGCAGACCCCATATTCATGACGGAAGAGTACAAAAAACGGCTCGAAGCGTTGGGTGAACTCGAAATTTACAAAAATGTGCCTTTCTCTCATGACGAATTCATTGAGAGAATAAAGGATGCTGAAGTTGTAATAGTAGGAAGATACGGAGTTGACGCCAAGGCTATAAGCTCTGCGCCCAAGCTAAAGCTGATCTCTCTGTGGCAGACGGGCTTCGATAATGTGGACCTGGAGGCAGCGACAGAACGTGAAGTAATAGTATCAAACGTTCCCAGTTATGCCTTCGACTCGGTGGCGGAGTTTGTCTTTGCCTTATCCCTGAACCTTCTCAGAAGAGTCCATCTGGCAGATATGGACCTGCGAGAAGGATTATTCGATTGGAAGCACTATGTGGGTAACCAGCTCATGAGCAAGACCATAGGTGTACTTGGAACGGGCGAAATAGGTAAAAGAGTGATACAGATTGCACAAGGATTCAACATGAATGTGCTCTCTGTAACGGCTCATCCCAATCCTGAGAAAGCAAAAGCACTGGGCATAAAATTTGTAGATCTGGATACTCTGCTCTCAGAGAGTGACATAGTCACATTGCATGTGCCGCTAACACCTGAAACAGAACATATGATAGGTGCGAGAGAACTAGCAAGGATGAAACCTACTGCTATATTGATCAATACTGCCAGGGGGAAAGTGGTCAATGAAGCTGCTCTTATAGAAGCTCTTAAGGAGAAAAAGATCGCCGGAGCAGGGCTGGATGTCTTCGAAAAAGAGCCTCTACCAATGAATAGTCCACTTCTAGTGATGAATAATGTAGTGTTGACTCCACATATTGCTTTTCTCTCTGAAGAATCTTTGGATGAATGTACGTATGTGAGTATTGAGAATGTAGAGATGTTTATTAGGGGTAGGGCACAAAATGTGGTGAATCCCTCAGTATTAAAGGGCTGA
- a CDS encoding YHS domain-containing protein: protein MIGGIIIVVIDPVCKMKLDEKDARFKSEYKGKTYYFCALSDKKKFDEDPEKYIEP, encoded by the coding sequence ATTATTGGGGGTATTATTATAGTAGTAATTGATCCTGTCTGTAAGATGAAGCTAGACGAGAAGGACGCGAGATTCAAGAGCGAGTATAAAGGAAAGACGTACTACTTCTGCGCCCTTTCGGATAAAAAGAAGTTTGATGAAGATCCAGAAAAGTACATCGAGCCCTAA
- a CDS encoding protein-S-isoprenylcysteine O-methyltransferase → MSEAQFKRVLAALLLVEIGIRLHYMKSYRDFKRAMIKHEQREKMSLAFVGLGFIPIFFYVLTSRINSFRLPFPAWLRWFGAGIIFAGDLLFVWSHRALGRNWSPFLETWKDHTLVTEGPYRFIRHPMYAAIALIGIGVSFLSANLLVILAHMLSIISMYLVRVSDEEKMMAEQFGDEYREYVQNTRRLIPKLRILRSRKQI, encoded by the coding sequence GTGTCTGAAGCTCAGTTTAAGCGCGTCCTGGCAGCCTTGCTTTTGGTGGAAATAGGTATCAGGCTACATTATATGAAAAGCTACAGAGATTTCAAAAGAGCAATGATAAAACACGAGCAAAGAGAGAAAATGTCTCTCGCTTTTGTAGGCCTCGGGTTTATTCCCATATTCTTTTACGTTCTTACATCCCGGATAAATTCTTTTCGCCTTCCTTTCCCTGCATGGCTCCGCTGGTTTGGAGCAGGAATTATCTTTGCTGGCGATCTTCTCTTTGTCTGGTCTCATAGAGCTTTAGGCAGGAACTGGTCTCCCTTCCTGGAGACCTGGAAAGACCATACTTTGGTGACTGAGGGTCCTTACAGGTTCATCAGACATCCTATGTATGCGGCCATTGCTTTAATAGGCATAGGAGTATCGTTCCTCTCTGCCAACTTGCTGGTTATCTTGGCTCATATGCTGTCAATAATAAGCATGTACCTGGTCCGAGTATCCGATGAAGAGAAGATGATGGCAGAACAATTCGGAGACGAGTACAGGGAATATGTGCAGAACACGAGAAGGCTGATCCCAAAGTTGAGAATTTTAAGGAGTAGAAAACAGATTTAG
- a CDS encoding methyltransferase family protein, protein MQKYPMSTLIVFPILVYMYKRLTGSEEKEVLTEFGEEYSRYMAEVPGFIPRLK, encoded by the coding sequence ATGCAAAAATACCCAATGTCGACTCTGATTGTGTTTCCAATCCTTGTATATATGTACAAAAGGCTGACAGGAAGTGAAGAGAAAGAGGTGCTGACGGAATTTGGAGAAGAGTACTCTCGTTATATGGCAGAAGTTCCGGGGTTTATTCCGCGTTTAAAGTAA
- a CDS encoding FAD-dependent monooxygenase: protein MIDKKVLISGGGIAGLTLGILLKEKGWEPLVIERDTAVRTEGYMMGFFGTGWDVADRMGLLSDIKKVHYPIDYLEYVDWNGDPHFPAVPIERVRKAFRGKFAFLRRPDLEFILFNRALASGVRIRFGTTIQSIKEEENGLQVVFNDGTMSAFQLLFGADGVHSNVRELIFGPESQFARYLGYYVAAFHTPNHDYCIGRSLEIYEEPGRIAWFYPLDANCMDAVYIFRHDNVGYLPHEKRLAFVQEQFDGADWIAEDTLKKVSSSKPIYFDAMEQIVMPDWYKGRIALLGDACGCLTLTAVQGSHMAMAGAYVITQELERYSGDYQSAFTTYQQFLKPFVDRKQNDAIRFAGQLVPSSRTKMVFRYPLIRLIFNKFFLSHFLNLLGAKSILVNYS from the coding sequence ATGATAGATAAAAAAGTTCTCATCTCCGGGGGAGGCATAGCGGGACTTACTCTTGGGATACTGCTCAAGGAGAAAGGATGGGAGCCTTTAGTAATCGAGCGCGATACGGCCGTGAGGACTGAAGGGTACATGATGGGTTTTTTTGGAACGGGCTGGGACGTTGCCGATCGTATGGGATTATTGAGTGATATTAAAAAGGTTCATTATCCAATAGATTATCTGGAATATGTCGATTGGAATGGAGATCCTCATTTTCCGGCAGTGCCCATCGAACGTGTACGCAAGGCCTTTAGGGGAAAATTTGCCTTTCTCCGCCGCCCGGATTTGGAGTTCATCCTTTTCAATCGTGCCTTGGCATCAGGTGTGAGAATAAGATTTGGCACGACCATTCAATCAATTAAAGAAGAGGAGAACGGTTTGCAGGTAGTGTTCAACGACGGAACCATGAGCGCATTTCAGTTGCTTTTTGGCGCTGATGGAGTTCATTCCAACGTTCGTGAATTGATTTTTGGTCCAGAGTCTCAATTCGCCCGATATCTTGGTTATTATGTAGCGGCATTTCACACTCCTAATCATGATTATTGCATCGGACGTTCGCTGGAGATCTATGAGGAGCCGGGCCGTATCGCGTGGTTTTACCCCCTCGATGCCAATTGCATGGATGCGGTGTATATTTTTCGCCATGATAACGTTGGTTACTTGCCTCATGAAAAGCGGCTTGCTTTCGTACAAGAGCAGTTCGATGGGGCCGACTGGATTGCCGAAGATACCTTAAAAAAGGTTTCCTCCTCAAAGCCCATTTATTTCGATGCCATGGAGCAAATTGTCATGCCGGACTGGTATAAAGGGCGAATTGCGCTTCTTGGAGATGCGTGTGGATGTCTTACACTGACTGCAGTACAAGGATCACATATGGCGATGGCAGGGGCCTATGTAATTACGCAGGAGCTTGAGAGGTATTCCGGAGATTATCAATCCGCCTTTACTACCTACCAACAATTCCTCAAACCTTTCGTAGATAGAAAACAAAATGACGCCATACGGTTTGCTGGACAGTTAGTTCCATCTTCGAGAACGAAAATGGTGTTTCGCTATCCACTCATTCGTTTAATATTCAATAAATTTTTCCTGAGTCATTTTCTAAATTTATTGGGTGCGAAAAGTATTCTGGTTAACTATAGTTAA
- a CDS encoding class I SAM-dependent methyltransferase, which yields MSVLSPKEVVDLYRKRAKNYDLTANLYYLIGFRLHHYRVLTIDSLDIKKGDTVLELGCGTGLNFPLLQQKIGKEGKIIGVDITDKMLEKAKERVKKNDWKNVEFFHDDVAQYNIPEGVDAVFSTFALTLSPDYDKVIKNCSESLRKGGRIAILDFKMPNNYMRFLAPLMILVTRPFGVRKELQYRHLWESVERYFQKSSLREMYGGFVYLSVGIKD from the coding sequence TTGTCAGTATTAAGTCCAAAAGAGGTTGTAGACCTATACAGGAAAAGGGCGAAAAATTATGATCTTACTGCCAACCTGTATTATTTGATTGGCTTTAGATTACACCATTATAGAGTTCTCACAATTGACTCCCTTGATATCAAGAAAGGTGATACTGTCTTGGAATTAGGCTGTGGTACAGGTCTAAACTTCCCATTGCTTCAACAAAAGATCGGAAAAGAGGGCAAGATCATAGGTGTGGATATTACTGATAAGATGCTAGAAAAGGCAAAGGAGCGCGTCAAGAAAAATGACTGGAAAAACGTTGAGTTCTTTCATGATGATGTTGCCCAATACAATATCCCAGAAGGTGTTGATGCAGTCTTTTCAACATTCGCATTGACACTATCTCCAGACTACGACAAGGTGATCAAAAATTGCAGTGAATCACTTAGAAAAGGTGGTAGAATTGCAATTCTTGATTTCAAAATGCCGAACAATTACATGAGATTTCTTGCACCCTTGATGATATTAGTTACAAGGCCTTTTGGTGTCAGGAAAGAACTTCAGTATAGGCACTTGTGGGAATCTGTTGAAAGATATTTCCAAAAATCTTCATTGAGAGAAATGTACGGGGGATTTGTTTACTTATCTGTGGGAATAAAGGATTAA
- a CDS encoding DDE-type integrase/transposase/recombinase — protein sequence MRRDLRKVCKNVSLRQIKYLNNIVEQDYRSIKQIVRPMLGFQSFIRLLRF from the coding sequence TTGAGGAGAGATCTGCGGAAGGTCTGTAAAAACGTAAGCCTTCGGCAAATTAAGTATTTGAATAATATTGTTGAACAGGATTATAGATCTATAAAACAGATAGTTCGTCCAATGTTAGGCTTTCAGTCTTTTATACGGCTATTAAGATTTTAA
- a CDS encoding isoprenylcysteine carboxylmethyltransferase family protein, with protein MEGDPHLNLIHFISYIFILGGLYLLSSAWDVLYKARKNHELATTGPYAYVCHPQYDGFILVMIGFLIQWPTILTLIMFPIFVYMYKRLAKVRKKRHWRSLVKHIPAIWQKFRGLYHI; from the coding sequence ATGGAAGGAGATCCTCATCTAAATCTGATTCATTTCATCAGCTATATTTTCATTCTAGGAGGGCTATATCTCCTCTCCTCAGCCTGGGATGTGCTATACAAGGCACGGAAGAATCATGAATTGGCAACTACCGGGCCTTATGCCTATGTCTGTCATCCTCAATATGACGGCTTCATACTTGTGATGATAGGATTTCTGATACAATGGCCCACAATATTGACTCTGATTATGTTTCCAATCTTCGTATATATGTACAAAAGGCTGGCAAAAGTGAGGAAAAAGAGGCATTGGAGGAGTTTGGTGAAGCATATTCCCGCTATATGGCAGAAGTTCCGGGGTTTATACCACATTTAA
- a CDS encoding DUF2933 domain-containing protein yields the protein MNSSSRDNLIIKVIAFFSLVIIAFYLVTEHRAHLLAYSSYIIFGVFILMHLFMHSGHEGHGGCGGGHGGHGQEKHEHEGEGEEKEQTGRRRAARFRSA from the coding sequence GTGAATTCCAGTTCAAGAGATAATCTCATCATAAAGGTAATCGCGTTCTTCAGTTTAGTTATTATTGCATTCTACTTGGTTACCGAGCATAGGGCGCACCTTCTGGCATATTCTAGTTACATAATATTCGGTGTCTTCATTCTGATGCACCTTTTCATGCACTCAGGACACGAAGGACATGGAGGGTGTGGAGGAGGACATGGAGGGCACGGTCAGGAAAAGCATGAGCATGAAGGAGAGGGAGAAGAAAAGGAACAGACAGGGCGCAGGAGAGCAGCAAGGTTCAGGTCAGCATGA